The following DNA comes from Miscanthus floridulus cultivar M001 chromosome 5, ASM1932011v1, whole genome shotgun sequence.
CTATACCCCGTGGTGAGCCTGGAGGTCAATGATGGTGGGTTTCCTGAAGTGACAAATGATGCCGAGGTGGAGCAGCTCATGGAGGGGGCAATGGAATCGGCTTTAAGGCTCGTCGAAGACCTAGACATATTTAGCGAGAGGGAGCAAAACCAACAAAATTAGCAAGAGTTTTAGTAGAAAACTTTAAGCTGTTGCTGGTTGTAGATGTAAATATAAACTTGATGTTTATTTTGGAGTTTGTTATATTCATATGTTAAATAAGATTTAGTTGCTTTGTAGTTAGTTTTATACCATGGCACCAGCCTTGGCTAGCCCCTAAGCTCTATAGTGTGGAGTGGCTGGTAGCCATGTATGCGTAAGAGACGAGAGCattgctaaggagccactgctgaTTGTCCATAGCGTAGAGCATGGCTCGTGGACGCGTAGGAGGAAGTCGAGACTAGGGCTGCCTCTGATGTCACGGGTAAAAACATGACTGGTCGGCGAGTATAGTGGTGACCATATTAATAGTGACACTTATGGAGAGTTGGCGAATAACATGTTATGGAGATGTTTTAGTTATGGAGAGTGAGCAGAGAGTTATATTATGGCATGCCAACCAGAGAAAACATGCGGTGAAATATGGAGAACATAATTGGAGAACATAATCAGAGAAATTAGCGCAAACTTTATTGAATCATCTAATATGGAGAAATACATATCTTTAGTAAAACGCTTCAAGAATAGAAATGCCTAAGGAGGTcaatgtgccaggagttggggaTGTTTATCCCCTCAAAGTCACATAGTCGATAAGACCTTGGTCGGGTAACTTCCTTGatgatgtatggcccttcccagtGCAATGAGAGCTTGTGCAAGCCCTCGGTCTTTTGCTTTCAATGGAGAACGAGGTCATCGACTGCAAAGGTTCGCTCATGAACATTGTAGTTGTAATATCTCCATAGGCCCGCTAGATACTTGGCTGTACAAACACATGTCACTAGGCGTTCTTCTTCTAGGCGATCAATATCTTCCTGTCGAGCGATAGCCGACTTCTCTTCATCGAAATTCTCCACCCTTGGTGCTCAGAAGGCGATATCAGCTGGGAGGACGGCCTCCGAGCCAAACACCAAGTAGTATGGAGAGACACCAGTATTGCGACTGGTCTAGGTTCGAAGTCCCTAGACTACTGCTGGCAATTCTTTGAGCCACCTTCCCGTATGCTTCATGTCTTTCTTGTACAGTCTCTTTTGAAGGGCatctaagatcatgccatttgcccattcaacctggccattggctctagagTGGGCAAGAGACATACTTGATAGAGATGCACTGGTCTTCACAAAAATTCTAGAAGTCATTGCCGGTGAAAGTAGAACCCAGATCGGTTATAATGCTATTTGGTAGGCCGAAATGGTGCATGATGTCCTCAAACAACTCGGCTGCCTTCTTCACAGTTACGGTGATAAGGGGTTTTTACTCGATCCACTcaaagaacttatcaatggcgacatacACATATTTGAAACCTCCCAGAGCTGGCTAGAAGGGCCCAACCATGAccagtccccagcatgagaaGGGCCAAGATGCGGGGATGGTCTGAAGGGCTTGAGCTAGCACATGTATCtatttggcaaaaaattggcaacCCTCGCAACACCGAACGAGTGCCTCAACATCTGCCGCAGTGGatgaccaataaaaactagctcagaatgCCTTGCTGACTAGATTTCTGGAGGTTGCATGGTTGCCACATGAACCAGCATGGATCTCGAGCAGTAATTTTTCACCTTCCTCTTGGGAGTTGCACTTCTACAATAGCTCTTCTTGTTTGCTGCATTAGCTTGCCATCAATGAGCACATAGTGCTTGCTATGATGAGTGAGTCATTCCATCTCTGTTTTGTCACTCGGGACCTTAGCTACGGTGagatacttgatgaattgctctctCCAGTCATGGCTAGGAGCAGGCACTGCTAGGACTAACTGCTCAGCATGGGGCGTTTCGTCGACTGGCTATTCTTCCCTGGTGGATGGAGTCATGAGATCTTGAATGAACACACCTACCAAGACTTTAGCTCTAGAAGACCCTAGTTTAGATAGGCGGTCAGCCGCTTGATTGGTGTCCCGATGatgatactcgatgccatagaattttccttctaGTTTTCTGATCTCGGcacagtaagcgtccatcttctcgctggtgcAGGACTAGTCGTTGTtgacctggttgatgactagGGCAGAGTCACCAAAAACCATGAGGCATTTTACACCGAGTTTGGCGGCGATATGGAGGCCGTGCAGAGCTACCTCATATTCGGCGGTGTTATTGGAGGCCGAAAAATGGATCCAGAGAACATATCGGAGCTCATCCCTAGATGGGGTAATAAACAACATGCCTACACcagcaccatcaatgttgagcgcaccatcaaagtacatcttccaatgctcAGGGCGATTGGATGGTATAGGCTCTTGGACTTCGGTCCATTCGGCGATAAAATCTGCCAGAACTTGCGACTTAATAGTAGGTCGGCTCATGAActcaatggagtaggtgccgaTCTAGACCGCTCATTTGATGATGCAGCCACTGGCTTCTTTATTGTGGAGGATATCACCAAGGGGGAAttcggtgaccacggtgatcttgtaatactcgaagtaatggtggagcttgcgGGATGTGATTTGGACTACGTACAATAGCTTCTAGACTTGAGGATACTGAGCCTTGGACTCGTTCAGAACCTTGATGACAAAGTAAATAGGTCGCTGGACCTTATACGCATGCCAAGCCTCCTCACACTCGATGATGATAGTCATGCTAACAACCCAGGAGGTTGTGGCGATATGATCCGTAAAGTCTCACTGGATTGAGGTGCAATCATAATTGGAGGCAAAGTCAGGAACTGTTTGAGCTCAACAAAGGCCTTGTCGGCATCCTCCGTCCACTCGAAATGCTCATTAGCCTTcagtagcttgaagaaggggagaCATTTCTCACCAAATCGTGATATGAAGTGGCTCAGGGCTGCCATACATCctgtaagcttctggacatctttcacATAGGTCGGCCAGTTCATTCTGGTGACGGCCGAGACTTTCTCAGGGTTTGCCTCAATGCCCTGAGCACTAACGATGTAGCCCaaaagtgatgaggacatcacatgcttggatacaaccacattagcaacttttgattcacacgtgaaacaatcctttaccataattgtatttgatacatttgatgaattgatgctgcaccatgatgtgtgttcattgtcATTTTTAGAAATACATACATGGATCAAAAAGAGTGTTAAAGACACATTGAAGGCATGGAGGACCAAAGAAGTTGATTGGGGGCCAAGTACAAGTATTCCCAACGTTCTCCACTAGGACACCACGTCACTTTTGGCCCAAGaaaagaaagagatcaaatccaacacgttttggggctggattcggactaCAACACCGTGCCAACTTGCAACGGCAGCCACGACCTCATCTGGACTCGGATTGGGGTGTTCAAATACTttatggaatccttatgaagtctattttcacatggatctagaatcaagtccatatatGTTCTAAGGCGGCTGCAATGACCGAATTACTACCGAGAGGTTTTCTGTCCAAAGGTGCTACATCGCCTTAGTTTGGCCAATGGGCCATGTATCAAGtcgggtccattagggatgcgtcctagggttggaacATGACCCCCAACACCCTAGTGGTCGTCCctccaccttcatataccccttagccaccaccaagaaTAGTTGGATTTTGTtctgttgaaagtttagccattgctacttccttgtagacgcatgtgttgactagaccatccaTTCTACTTGATTcaaaaccccaactttgtgagtttagattggtttttcatctccatatttgcaattgagttgcttgttctatttgttcttgcttgttcctcgattgcttgtagGAATTCCCTAGTGGTTtagttgatcgtgctccacaagatcatgacgaccgttggaggtggtgtatcggttgctaaggcgcagcatccttggatgcTTGTAGTCGGGCTGTgaatgtcatctccatccccaaatcgagttatccaccttctctcatcgaaagatcgggattcaccctagcgggttcatatcagttggtatcagagcaaggtttatcagtgagagacttcgaatccttcgctgtttttaatttttcctatagtccagaaaagccaaacAAAATAGTAGGTTAGTTTACcacaatcctataaaccctttgagcctttgcttgcactacttagttagggcttgttgagtttttggtttgcatcggttgtgtcgagttgctggtcttagttttagtcttttagagttttgagttcgtGTCACGTTCTAGTCACAGCCATGTGCTACCATATAAACCTTCTGTTGGTTGAATCCGAATACATCCTTGTGTTCGGGTCTGAGTAGGAATCTGAGTTTGTTTTGAGACCGAATCCCACGTGGTGTTGAAGTTCGAGTTGGAATCGGTTTTGAGTCCGAATTGATAGTTGTCTTGTTGCTGTTTTGAGTCTGaatctgagtacatctttgtgcagTAGTAGTTCATATCTATACTCAACTTCTCCACGTCCAACATATCCAAATTAGCTTAGCTTACTCTAGACTCCTAATCTTCTTAAAAGACCGAGTTGGAATCGGTGTGGAGTCCGAATTGGTTGTTGCGTCGTGTTACCAAATCTTGTTGCTTTTTGCACTTGTGCTACATATATTGAAGTGTTCCAAAAAGGCAGCAGAATTCCATACCTGTGCTCGACTCCTCCACATTGTGCATACATATTGGCTTGGTTTTActctagagagagaaagagagagataaaagaaaagaaagaaaaaaaagaaaacaaagaaaaaaaaggaagaaaagggGCTGTTCgttgtgagagagagagaaaagaaaagaaagaaagaaaaaagaaaagaaaaaaaggaagaaaagggGATGTTTATTGTGCTTCTCTATTGTTTCCGGTGGTGTGTTGTGACTTtctttgtgtccaggctcgcgcctctagcacggtctaggctaggaccagcacagtaccactattgaacgattattcagcttgcttttgtgactaacgtggtgctagtacttccttgcttcagcCCACCTACAGCTCCACATATTTTGACTATAGCTTGACAtgtgttgttgttgcggcaccgatacacttcattccacggttgcagacttgttggttgtcGTCACCTCCTatttggcttggtaagaacttgtaagggcttgttttaacaagttgagtttgagagaattacaaccgacacatcctagatgatgataggaggatacatattatttttgtgtttcttgttttctactaatcatggcaggtgatacggagatttttgagttgttgaaactagaccctcatattcaggatgtcattcaacacttgccgttatatgatggtaagtttgatcctcaagcttacacTGATTGGGAGCTAAAAGTAGataatgaatttgatgagcatggCCTGTTCaagaaacaaaagatttgtattgcctctaatgttttgattgaatatgctttgctagaatggaaacacatttgtaggcacaacaaagttctagaatcttgggaagacttcaaatttctttctAGAGATGCATTTGTTCCTGCATATTATGCTgattattttcttgcaaaattagacaacttgaagcaagATAGTAGGACTGTAAAAGAATACTACCATGATTTTAAGATTTgcatcatgtttggtggattagatgaatgcatggaagatgttatgagtaggttcatgagagggctcaattctaaaattcgaaccttgttaattagtaaatcttacatacatattggtcaattgttttgtcttgctctcaatgctgaaaagAAGAGTATTATCTTTGAATACTTGcaagaatgatgtgacccataatgtccaaaatttgtccactctgcatgctaatgaagagcaacaaatagtggaacccactgcTGATTTTCCTTTATCACAAAATGAATTACatgttgttccttgtgataaagaggacTTGTGTGCTAatgattcttttactcctatgccacaagtagcgaataagtgtgatacttttggcatggaaccatacaaatgtgctgaagaaAATATTTTTCATCCTATTACTTGTGCACCAGATGAACTGATtttgctgtcctctttaaatactttgggttatattgaatttgatattctatgtaatctaaattgtccaaaagagaaacttaaatttgattctggtttgccaagttttaatcattgtttgcttcatgcaattggcaaatacgatagcaaaggagaatatttggtgcataaagtttatatttgctctaacCTGAAATATCCTTATGGGCTACAATACCATGAACGAATAGggggctgcactaacactaacaatatcttgcaaagttttcctagtttttcacATATGCAACAAGGTAATCCTGCAGAAAGGGAGCATTGCTGGTTGTGGTCGTGCAGCATAGCCATCGCTCTGTGttcctatgggggtatggcccccatgacatgggctgcgcccctaggggtggctcggcccacaaggttaaggcgtgcatggcactgctcggcgtgcaccgcaagacattgtatagtaccaaataggctactttacttgtaaccctacctcctctagagtatataaggagaggtaggggtcccctagcggataggatctatcagatcggatctacatatggatcaatacaatacaccaaagacataggacgtagggtattacgtcgatcagacggcccaaacttgtctaaatcgctgtctctacgccttgtgtcaccatccggttcctgatcacgcgcacccccaccgacaaatctaccatcacgggatacccctcggtggactaccaagcatattctgtcgacagttggcgcaccaggtaggggtgtgcgcttgatccatggcgagctagatggacctcaaatcaacagcccattctcgtcatcaatctcgtggagatccatgccggtccacgatgaTGATTCATCACTGGCTACGCCAGCCCCCACGACAGCGGATCCGATCttagaaccacctctgaggtcgtcttcaccaacaactcaccgcccaccAAGTGTTTGCCGTCAACGCctaccagataatgccatacgtcaCCGACTagacgctccgtccaaagctaagtcacgctttaatattcttctaaatattctccaatctccgtatatcgccataatatttctctgaattgttttctccatgtttgctctccaaatgattttctgaacccctgaACAATcctattgatgctcggacgcctctagagatggccctgtctccggctcctccctacacgtgctacgggctccgcactctgcgttatgggtggtcggcagcggctccttggtgacgactattcctcctacacatgcacgggctccatgctcgacgttatggactatgggctagctaggactagagactcagctacacactaactgttcgagcggtttatattaaatataaatatattttcacaccaactgatcgccgaactgcatatgtcgtttcatcaccattgctgatttttcttcggagtttatttatttgtacatcatgtactacccattctacatgtttgtattgcaggatcatcgtccaggtgatcggaccacctagtgctcggacttctccaccgatcaactggtcggaccacttggttcatggactccgtcgctgaccagtttatcggactgttcgccagtcgtttctactcaatgttcactttgccgccgaccagtcgaccaggctgttcgtcgctcgtgcttcatcgccagcgacgccggttactcctcagccctcggattcttcgtgctcgaggactaagtgggcacacttcaccacacggacgtcgtcagctatgttggtgctcagacctcaccgcctacgccgggcactcctcggtgctcggacctcgccgcctacgccaaggactcctcgatgctcggacatcgctgcctatgccgaggactcctcggtgctcagacctcaccacctacgccggggaatccttgctcctcggtgctcggacattgccagcgacgccggggacttctcgctcctcggtgctcggtcatcgctagcgacgccggggactcctcgctcctcgatgcttggtcatcgccagcgatgccggggactcctcgctcctcggtgctcggacattgtcgcctatgccggggactcctcgctcctcggtgctcggtcatcgctagcaacgctggggactcctcgctcctcggtgctcggacattgccacctACACTggggacttctcggtgctcggtcatcgccagcgacgccagggactcctcgctcctcggtgctcggtcatcgccagcgacgctagggactcctcgctcctcgctcctcggtgctcggtcatcgccgcggacgccggggactcctcgctcatcggtgctcggtcatcgccgcccatgccgaggactcctcgctccttagtccTTGGTCATCGCTGCCTatgttggggactccttggtgctcggtcatcgccagcgacgccggggactcctcgctcctcggtgctcggtcatcgccgcctacgccggggactcctcggttctcggtaatcgccagcgacgccggggactcctcgctcctcgctccttagagctcggtcatcgccaccgacgccgaggactcctcgctcctcggtgcttggtcatcgcttcctatgctggggactcctcgctcctcgctcctcggtgctcggtcatcgctgcctacgccagggactcctcggtgctcgatcatcgctagcgacattagggactcctcactcctcggtgctcggtcatcaccgcctatgccgaggactcctcgctcctcgctccttggtgctcggtcatcgccactgacatcggggactccttgctcctcggtgctcggtcatcgccgcctacgccggggactcctcgctcctcgctcctcagtgctcggtcatcgctgcctacgccggggactcctcggtgctcggtcatcgccagcgacaccggggactcctcgctcctcggtgctcagtcatcgtcgcctacgtcggggactcctcggtgctcggtcatcgccagcgacgccggagactgctcgctccttggtgctcgatcattgccgcctacgccggggactcctcgctccttgatgctcgatcatcgccgcctacgccagggactcctcactcctc
Coding sequences within:
- the LOC136454708 gene encoding uncharacterized mitochondrial protein AtMg00860-like, which translates into the protein MVKDCFTCESKVANVVVSKHVMSSSLLGYIVSAQGIEANPEKVSAVTRMNWPTYVKDVQKLTGCMAALSHFISRFGEKCLPFFKLLKANEHFEWTEDADKAFVELKQFLTLPPIMIAPQSSETLRIISPQPPGLLA